One window of Thermocoleostomius sinensis A174 genomic DNA carries:
- a CDS encoding 2TM domain-containing protein, whose product MPPRWPRQPTRSDPAYRKLDDRMNFAMHVAIFAATNSGIWFVRTLRSASWSWSVWLTGLWVLALVAHAVFIFALANYSDSTSASGE is encoded by the coding sequence ATGCCTCCTCGTTGGCCCCGACAACCCACTCGCTCTGATCCGGCCTACCGCAAATTAGACGATCGCATGAACTTTGCGATGCATGTTGCCATCTTCGCGGCAACTAACTCTGGGATTTGGTTTGTGCGCACGTTGCGATCGGCATCTTGGAGTTGGTCGGTTTGGTTGACCGGACTGTGGGTATTGGCACTGGTGGCTCATGCTGTTTTTATCTTTGCGTTAGCTAACTATTCTGATTCAACGTCTGCTTCAGGCGAATGA
- a CDS encoding gluconokinase has protein sequence MNNSYFIGVDVGTTSTKAIVFSVTGEMKSISNRGYPIAVPRPGWAEQDPEEIFSDVLLAVREAVRQANIAKSEVAAIGFSGAMHSLIAVNAEGQPLTPAIIWADNRSIAQTTRLKQDGTGQALYRRTGTPIHPMSPLTKLLWMREEAIEMFQQAARFISIKEYIFYKLFDRFIVDYSIASATGLFNLKQQQWDAEALDYVGIAPDRLSELVPTTYVLRGFKREYAETMGIDADTPMVVGASDGVLANLGVGAINPRQVAITLGTSGAVRTVVPTPLTDPQGRTFCYALTENHWVIGGPSNNGGIVLRWLRDEFCQTEVTLAKQMNADPYEIMIKAASEIPLGAEGLICLPFLSGERAPYWNAEARGIFFGVGLHHHRAHFIRAVLEGILFSVYSINLALQDLVNPAEEIRASGGFARSGIWLQMAADVFGYDVVVPQVYEGSSFGAAVLAMVAVGQLSQLENVESLIQAGDRYHPHLDYTHRYHQLFDIYDRLYRTNVNDFSLLNQLR, from the coding sequence ATGAACAACAGTTACTTCATTGGCGTCGATGTTGGCACAACCAGTACAAAAGCGATCGTCTTTAGCGTGACTGGCGAAATGAAAAGCATTAGCAATCGCGGCTATCCGATCGCGGTTCCACGTCCCGGTTGGGCGGAACAAGATCCAGAAGAAATTTTTAGCGATGTGCTGTTGGCAGTGCGGGAAGCGGTGCGACAGGCCAATATTGCTAAATCTGAGGTGGCGGCGATCGGCTTTAGTGGAGCGATGCACAGTTTGATTGCTGTGAATGCCGAAGGACAACCCTTGACACCTGCCATCATTTGGGCTGATAACCGCAGCATTGCGCAAACTACGCGCCTCAAGCAAGATGGAACTGGGCAAGCGCTGTATCGACGCACAGGTACTCCCATTCACCCCATGTCGCCTTTGACAAAGCTGCTATGGATGCGCGAAGAAGCCATCGAAATGTTTCAGCAAGCCGCCCGGTTTATTTCTATTAAGGAATATATCTTCTATAAGCTGTTCGATCGCTTTATTGTAGACTACTCGATTGCTTCGGCTACAGGGTTATTTAACCTGAAACAGCAACAGTGGGATGCAGAAGCCCTAGACTATGTGGGAATTGCTCCCGATCGCTTAAGCGAACTGGTTCCTACGACCTATGTGCTGCGGGGCTTTAAGCGCGAATATGCCGAAACAATGGGTATCGATGCTGACACGCCGATGGTGGTTGGGGCCAGCGATGGAGTGTTAGCCAACTTGGGCGTAGGCGCGATCAATCCACGCCAAGTGGCCATCACCTTGGGAACTAGCGGAGCCGTGCGCACGGTTGTTCCTACTCCCTTGACCGATCCACAAGGACGAACCTTCTGCTATGCTCTCACCGAAAATCATTGGGTGATCGGTGGCCCGTCTAACAATGGCGGCATTGTGCTGCGCTGGTTGCGAGACGAGTTTTGCCAAACCGAAGTAACGTTGGCTAAACAAATGAACGCCGATCCTTACGAAATTATGATCAAGGCTGCTTCAGAAATTCCATTGGGGGCAGAGGGTTTGATTTGTCTGCCGTTTTTATCTGGAGAGCGGGCCCCTTACTGGAACGCAGAAGCGCGCGGAATTTTCTTTGGAGTTGGGCTGCATCATCATCGCGCCCACTTCATTCGTGCCGTTTTAGAGGGAATTTTGTTCAGTGTGTATAGTATCAATTTGGCGTTGCAAGACTTAGTAAATCCGGCTGAGGAAATTCGCGCGTCGGGTGGATTTGCACGATCGGGCATTTGGCTACAAATGGCAGCCGATGTGTTTGGTTATGATGTGGTTGTCCCACAAGTTTATGAAGGCAGCAGTTTTGGGGCGGCTGTCTTGGCAATGGTCGCAGTGGGACAGCTTTCCCAACTAGAAAATGTAGAATCCCTGATTCAAGCAGGCGATCGATATCATCCTCATCTAGATTACACGCACCGCTATCATCAATTGTTCGATATTTACGATCGACTTTATCGCACCAATGTCAACGACTTTTCGC
- a CDS encoding DUF3181 family protein, producing MAYSSTETIEKLAAAIGENVYIDIAKWHLYLRDAHLHTPLAEQLYPMITAGSLQENQVLEVLKQISVKLGGGKLEVPLSDLLPMQAQVHLMDVLEEFQRDL from the coding sequence ATGGCATATTCCAGCACTGAAACGATTGAAAAATTAGCGGCGGCGATCGGTGAAAATGTCTACATTGATATTGCCAAATGGCATCTTTATTTGCGCGATGCTCACCTCCACACTCCCCTAGCCGAACAACTCTATCCCATGATCACCGCCGGGAGTTTACAAGAAAACCAAGTGCTTGAGGTATTAAAGCAAATTTCCGTCAAATTAGGCGGCGGCAAGCTGGAGGTTCCTTTATCAGATTTATTGCCAATGCAGGCACAAGTCCATTTAATGGATGTGCTTGAAGAGTTTCAGCGCGATTTATAG
- a CDS encoding GntP family permease, protein MSPGVLILIAVIGIALLLFLVIKLRMQAFLALLIASYFVAIAAGIPLNEIAQTLQEGMGNTLGFIAIVVGIGTMLGEMLRVSGGAEQLARTLVNKFGEERAPWALGLTGVIVSIPVFFDVGLIILIPLVYGLTQRTGRSLLYYAIPLAAGLAIGHSYIPPTPGPVAVASLIGADLGWVILFGLIAGIPAMIAGGILFGNYISKQIHAKVPEYMILENYNISAVDDNDEPETIAAHEQSALAPQGRAVATQERVETNYPVETDHPRAKDLPSFGLVLGLIAIPLVLILLNTVSGVLLPEGNAVRNFLNFIGHPFFALLVATLLGFYTLGTRRGYSRREIQEIATKSLEPVGLIILVTGAGGVFGRTLVATGVGDALANAMTAFNMPIIVLAFLIATAVRVSQGSATVSMVTAAGLMAPVIESGSYSAPMLGLITIAIASGATVLSHVNDSGFWLVSRYLGISEKNTLRSWTVLETILGGVGFLIALIISFFV, encoded by the coding sequence ATGTCACCGGGTGTATTAATTCTGATTGCGGTAATCGGCATCGCACTGTTACTGTTTTTAGTCATTAAACTGCGAATGCAAGCATTCCTTGCATTGCTGATTGCTAGTTATTTTGTCGCGATCGCGGCTGGAATTCCCTTAAATGAAATCGCTCAAACGCTGCAAGAGGGCATGGGAAATACGCTTGGCTTTATTGCCATTGTTGTAGGCATTGGCACGATGCTAGGCGAAATGTTGCGGGTGTCGGGAGGCGCCGAACAGCTAGCCCGAACCTTAGTCAACAAGTTTGGCGAAGAGAGAGCACCCTGGGCTTTGGGGTTGACGGGTGTGATCGTCTCGATTCCCGTCTTTTTTGATGTGGGGTTAATTATTTTGATTCCGCTGGTTTACGGTTTAACTCAGCGCACCGGGCGATCGCTGCTCTACTATGCCATCCCACTGGCGGCGGGTTTGGCGATCGGTCATAGCTACATTCCTCCTACTCCGGGTCCGGTTGCTGTGGCCTCTCTGATTGGAGCCGATCTAGGGTGGGTGATTTTGTTTGGATTGATTGCTGGCATACCCGCTATGATTGCCGGAGGCATTCTATTTGGCAATTACATTTCCAAGCAAATTCACGCCAAAGTACCAGAATATATGATTCTGGAGAACTACAACATCTCGGCGGTTGATGATAACGACGAACCAGAAACGATCGCAGCACACGAGCAGTCTGCCCTAGCACCCCAAGGACGGGCTGTCGCCACGCAAGAGCGGGTTGAGACCAATTACCCCGTTGAAACTGATCATCCTAGAGCCAAAGACTTACCCAGCTTCGGCTTAGTATTAGGGTTAATTGCCATTCCCCTCGTGTTGATTCTGCTCAATACCGTATCGGGTGTGCTGTTACCAGAAGGCAATGCTGTACGCAACTTCTTGAACTTCATTGGGCATCCCTTCTTCGCACTCCTCGTTGCCACATTGTTGGGGTTCTATACATTAGGAACTCGTCGTGGTTATTCGCGCCGTGAAATTCAAGAAATTGCCACCAAATCCCTAGAGCCAGTCGGGCTGATTATTCTCGTTACTGGTGCAGGTGGTGTATTTGGGCGAACGCTGGTAGCAACCGGAGTGGGTGATGCCTTAGCCAATGCGATGACTGCCTTTAATATGCCAATCATTGTGCTAGCTTTTCTAATTGCAACCGCCGTGCGCGTCTCGCAAGGTTCAGCTACGGTGTCTATGGTGACAGCCGCCGGGCTAATGGCTCCCGTGATTGAAAGCGGCAGTTATTCTGCCCCCATGTTGGGACTAATTACGATCGCCATTGCATCAGGAGCTACTGTTCTTTCCCACGTCAATGACTCTGGATTCTGGCTAGTCAGCCGATATTTAGGCATTTCTGAAAAGAACACACTGCGGTCTTGGACAGTGCTAGAGACCATTTTGGGTGGTGTGGGTTTCTTAATTGCGTTGATTATTAGTTTCTTTGTTTGA
- the acnA gene encoding aconitate hydratase → MDSPHQLFDTLQRFTPMGNQPAWFYSLPKLEEAGIGPIAQLPVSIRLVLESVLRNYDDQRITEDDIRTLANWQPQAERTAEIPFVVARILLQDFTGVPVLVDLAAMRSAADRMGHDPSIVEPLVPVDLVVDHSVQVDFSQLDAALRLNMQMEFARNQARYQFLKWGMQAFNGFSVVPPGIGIVHQVNLEYLARGILVKDGVYYPDTLVGTDSHTTMINGLGIVGWGVGGIEAEAGMLGQPIYFLTPDVVGVHLSGMLQPGVTATDLVLRITELLRQAKVVGKFVEFYGEGAANLTVTDRATISNMAPEYGATMGFFPVDEETCRYLLATGRSAEQVNAFRAYFQAQGLFGIPQPGDIAYSEQLELDLTTIEPSVAGPKRPQDRIALSAVKSTFQALLQTPTSQNGYGQSSEALQQTVTVQMSALQSGLEMAGGGKQDPDTIPVGDALQSQHNTATLTEMEMIQNRPTPDRLEASSVETPKQPIELHHGSIVIAAITSCTNTSNPSVMLAAGLLAKKAVEHGLTVAPGVKTSLAPGSRVVTEYLTKTGLQAYLDQLGFQTVGYGCTTCIGNSGPLEPHLEAAITSHDLVVASVLSGNRNFEARVHQSVKANFLMSPPLVIAFALAGRIDIDLSQEPLGTDRRGNPVYLSDIWPSSEEIKSLLQAAYDAATYQRLYRDFARQNPLWSEVPSRTGKVCAWEADSTYIQEPPYFDSFNMAAGTAEDIKGARSLALFGDSVTTDHISPAGAIKPDSPAGLYLQDKGVKPIDFNSYGSRRGNHEVMMRGTFANVRIKNLMVPGTEGGVTVHQPSGEMMTIYDAAMRYQATSTPLVILAGQEYGTGSSRDWAAKGAKLLGVKAVIAQSFERIHRSNLVGMGVLPCQFQSGDSIQSLQLDGSETFDLIGLEAGITPRQDVSLVIHRADGSAQTVPVILRIDTPIEVDYYLHGGILPYVLRQLLA, encoded by the coding sequence ATGGACTCACCTCATCAGTTGTTTGATACGCTGCAACGCTTTACTCCAATGGGAAATCAGCCGGCTTGGTTCTACTCGTTGCCTAAGCTTGAGGAAGCCGGAATCGGCCCGATCGCCCAGTTGCCTGTCAGCATTCGGCTGGTATTAGAGTCCGTGTTGCGCAACTATGATGACCAGCGCATTACAGAAGACGACATTCGCACCCTAGCCAACTGGCAGCCGCAGGCAGAGCGCACGGCTGAAATTCCGTTTGTGGTGGCGCGAATTCTGCTACAAGATTTTACAGGGGTGCCGGTGTTGGTGGATTTGGCTGCCATGCGATCGGCGGCCGATCGCATGGGTCACGATCCAAGCATTGTAGAACCATTGGTGCCCGTCGATTTAGTGGTCGATCACTCGGTGCAGGTGGATTTTAGCCAGCTAGATGCAGCCCTGCGACTAAATATGCAAATGGAATTTGCGCGCAACCAAGCCCGCTATCAGTTCTTGAAATGGGGAATGCAGGCTTTTAATGGGTTTTCAGTTGTGCCGCCTGGGATTGGCATTGTGCACCAGGTAAATTTGGAGTACTTGGCAAGGGGGATCTTAGTCAAAGACGGCGTGTATTACCCAGATACACTAGTTGGCACAGATTCGCACACCACGATGATTAATGGCTTGGGTATTGTGGGCTGGGGCGTGGGTGGCATTGAAGCCGAAGCGGGTATGTTGGGACAGCCCATTTACTTTTTAACGCCGGATGTGGTGGGGGTACATTTGTCTGGGATGCTGCAACCCGGTGTAACTGCGACGGATCTGGTATTGCGAATTACGGAACTGCTGCGGCAAGCCAAAGTGGTCGGTAAGTTTGTCGAGTTTTATGGCGAAGGGGCGGCTAATTTAACCGTGACCGATCGCGCTACCATCAGCAACATGGCTCCAGAATATGGCGCAACGATGGGCTTTTTCCCAGTCGATGAAGAAACCTGTCGCTATTTGCTGGCAACCGGCCGATCGGCAGAACAGGTGAATGCATTCCGCGCCTACTTCCAAGCCCAAGGATTATTCGGCATTCCCCAACCGGGCGACATTGCCTACAGCGAACAGCTAGAGCTTGATTTAACGACGATCGAACCCAGTGTGGCAGGACCCAAACGCCCTCAAGATCGGATTGCTTTATCGGCGGTGAAATCGACGTTTCAAGCATTGCTGCAAACACCAACCAGCCAGAATGGCTATGGTCAGTCGAGCGAGGCTTTACAGCAGACTGTCACGGTACAGATGAGCGCTCTTCAATCTGGTTTAGAAATGGCAGGGGGGGGCAAGCAAGATCCAGATACGATTCCAGTTGGAGATGCTTTGCAAAGCCAACACAATACGGCCACCTTGACCGAAATGGAAATGATTCAAAATCGCCCAACGCCCGATCGCCTCGAGGCGTCATCTGTGGAGACTCCAAAGCAACCGATTGAACTGCACCACGGCAGTATTGTCATTGCAGCAATTACCTCGTGTACTAACACCTCAAATCCCAGTGTCATGTTGGCAGCTGGACTGTTGGCTAAAAAAGCGGTGGAGCATGGTCTGACAGTTGCGCCCGGAGTAAAAACATCGTTGGCTCCTGGTTCGCGGGTGGTGACAGAATACTTAACGAAAACGGGACTACAAGCCTATTTAGATCAATTAGGATTTCAAACAGTGGGCTATGGTTGCACTACCTGCATCGGCAATAGTGGCCCGCTGGAACCTCATTTAGAAGCCGCGATTACCTCCCATGATCTGGTCGTTGCCAGTGTCCTAAGCGGCAATCGCAACTTTGAAGCGCGGGTTCATCAAAGTGTGAAAGCCAATTTTCTCATGAGTCCGCCGTTGGTGATCGCTTTTGCCTTGGCAGGGCGAATCGATATTGACCTGTCACAGGAACCACTGGGAACCGATCGCCGTGGCAATCCGGTGTATCTAAGCGATATTTGGCCTAGCTCAGAAGAGATCAAGTCCTTGTTGCAAGCGGCGTATGATGCTGCCACCTACCAACGGCTCTATCGGGATTTTGCTCGGCAAAATCCCCTGTGGTCGGAAGTGCCCAGCCGCACAGGAAAAGTCTGTGCGTGGGAGGCTGACTCTACCTACATTCAAGAACCGCCCTACTTTGACTCATTCAATATGGCCGCTGGAACCGCTGAAGATATTAAAGGGGCACGATCGCTAGCGTTGTTTGGTGACTCTGTAACCACCGATCACATCAGTCCGGCGGGTGCGATCAAGCCCGATTCCCCAGCCGGACTATATTTGCAAGACAAGGGGGTTAAACCGATCGACTTCAATTCCTATGGGTCGCGGCGCGGCAATCATGAGGTAATGATGCGGGGAACCTTCGCCAACGTGCGAATCAAAAACCTAATGGTTCCCGGTACAGAGGGCGGTGTCACGGTGCATCAGCCCAGCGGCGAAATGATGACCATCTATGATGCCGCCATGCGTTACCAAGCAACCAGCACACCGTTGGTGATTTTGGCAGGACAGGAATATGGCACGGGCAGCAGTCGCGATTGGGCCGCTAAAGGAGCAAAATTGCTGGGTGTCAAGGCGGTGATTGCTCAGAGTTTCGAGCGTATCCATCGATCGAACTTGGTAGGGATGGGGGTGCTGCCCTGTCAGTTCCAGTCCGGCGACTCGATTCAATCCTTACAACTCGACGGCAGCGAAACCTTCGATTTAATTGGACTAGAAGCTGGCATCACACCGCGTCAAGATGTGTCGTTGGTGATTCATCGGGCAGATGGCTCGGCACAAACGGTGCCTGTCATTTTGCGAATTGATACGCCGATCGAGGTGGATTATTATCTGCATGGCGGTATTTTGCCCTACGTACTACGCCAGTTGCTAGCTTAA